The Nicotiana tabacum cultivar K326 chromosome 1, ASM71507v2, whole genome shotgun sequence genome segment tcttgctcctagataaattctaaaaccTCAAATTGCTATAATCAAtaccattctttatcacccataagatAAACGACATCCTTAATCaaaaatcaacaatcaacaacccaagTATATAATCGTTCATGCCTTTCTATCAAATCCATCAACTCATATGTCATGAACTTAGAGTTTATAATCATTAATTCAAAGctataatcaattagagggtgaagatattacctttttgatGTTCAATcatcttgaattcgagttctagggtttcgtCTCTCAAACTGATGTCCCAATagaatatctaatgatttgaagggTTTACCCATATTAATAACATtttggagaattgaaattaacttagaatcaccattagaacttaccttggatggtggagggacctttgAGGAATTAGGTTCTTGAGAGTTTCCCTTTCTAGAGCAactttttatgttttggggtataggggacgaagtagggctttaaaattccccccccccccggtGTGCCCCCACGCACCTGAAGGCCCGACCGCGTACTTGAACGCGTAGAATTGCAGTAGCACTACCACAAGTGCGTCACCGCGCACGTGACTATTTTGCCGCGCACCTTTCTGTAAAATACACATACCATTTTGCAGATAGATCTGTTCAGGATCCACAATATATATTTGGAAAGATAtttcaaagggctacaattttcgTGTTTTGAGGtttcccaaattccttacacATTTTCACTACATACTGCTACAAGATAGACCTTTTGTAAACTCAGTCAATTTTAttgaatcttatgcacctcactctccgtcttgattccaaaacaactattttcacccatactcATCCCGCTAGGACTTCATATGTagaaaatatcaaattaatacccatttaacatATCCACACCTAGTCCAAATATACGGGGTGTTACACCctcgatgtccattccccacttgatGAATGGCCACAGAGAGGTGACTGAGTGGAGGTGTTAGCCTGCTTGGTGAATATTGGGGCATATTTCTAACACTGTTTGAGTTTCTTCATAAATTATGAGGTGTCCTTTTTCATGGCGGGCCAATACTATCCTATCCATATGAGACACCTGACGAGTGCTCGATTGTGGGAGTGAGCACCGCAATGAccttcatggacttcttcgaGGACACGCTAAGTTTGGTTTGGGCCCAAACATTTTGTCAGAGGGCCACTGTATGTCCTCTTGTACAGGTCGATATAGAGGAGATTTTATCTGGCTACTGCACTCTTAGTTTCTTGGCATCCTTTTAGTCATTTGGGAGTGAGCCGTCCCGAAAATAGGCGATAATACGATTGTGCCAATCCCAAGTTAGCTTACAAATCTGCCTCAATTTGGTCCAGTAACAAGTTGAAGAGGTGGACTATAGTTTTATCCTCGGTCTTGATGTTTTTAGTAGCTGCGGCCAATTTAGCGAGGTCGTCTTCTTCAACATTCTGCGCTCGCGGGATCTGGTCGAGCTGGCATTCGTCGAACTCGGGCAGCAGCTTACAGATCTTGGTCTGAtatttttgtaacctttgttctttgatttggaaattccttgtgacttggttgactatgATTTGGGAATCACAACTGAGTTTTAACCGTTTTGCCCCATACTTGAGTGCTAGCCTCAATCCTGTAATTACAGTGTCATGCTCGGCCTCGTTATTAGTCATGTCTAGACATCTTATGGATTCGTGAATTACTTCATCAGTAGGGACTTCGAGTACAAGTCTCAGTCCAGACCCGGAGGCATTGGATGCACCGTCAGTGTAGAGGACCCAGAGTTCTTATGCTTAGAAAGAAGCTAGGACGGCTTCCTTCTCGACTTCAGGCATTATTTTTGCACTAAAGTCTGCGATGAAGTCGGCAAGCACTTGCGACTTTATTGTCGTTCGCAGTTAATACGTGATATCGTGCTCACTTAGTTCGATGGCCCACTTGTCCAGCCTTcccgatagctcgggtttatgtaAAATGCCTCTTAGGGGAAAGGTGGTAACGACTGAGATAGGGTGACACTagaaatagggtctaagcttttaTGAAGCTATGACTAGTGCTAGAGCTAGTTTCTCGAGGGGTGGGTACCTCATCTCGGTGTCGGCGAGTGttttactaatataataaatgggagattgtgTACCTTTGGTTTCTAAAATCAGAACTGCACTTACTACTACTTCGGAGAAGGCAAGGTAGACGAGGAGATATTTCTTGGGTTCGGGCTTTAAGAGAGTAGGGGTGGTGTTGAAAGATACGCCTTCAGTTCTCGTAGAGCCTGCACGGACCCGGGTGTCCACTCGAGGCCGTTATCTTTTTTAAGCACGCCAAAAAATCTGTGACATCTATTAGACGTGAGATGAATCTCGATAGGGTGGCGATTTGACCATTCAACTATTGGACTTGCTTCTTCGAAGTCAAGAGCTCAGGTATCCCTTCGATAGCTTTGCTTTGGTCTGGGTTTACCTCGATCCCCTGTTGTGATACTAAGAAGCCCAAGAACTTGCCATAGGATACGCCAAATGCGCATTTCTCCAGGTTTAGTTTCATTTCTACCGTCTTACTATGTCGAAGGCTTCCTTCAAATGGTCGATATGGTCCTCTACCTTTACGGATTTGACTAGCATGTTGTCGATATATACTTCCATAGTTTTGTCGAGCTGATATTTAAACATTTTAGTGACCAATCTTTGATATGTAGCCCCTGTGTACGTCAGCCAAAtagcatgaccctataacaatatatcccttggtgggtgatgaatgTCGTTTTCTCCTGTTCCTCTTCTTCCATAAGTATCTAGTTATAGCCTGAGTATACGTCCAAAAAAATTAACAATTCATGCCCGACTGTTGCGTCAATGAGATGGTCGATATGTGGTAATGGGAATGAATCcttcgggcatgctttgttcaagtccatGAAGTCTACGCATATCCCtcatttcccatttttctttttgaccatCACTACGTTGGCGATCTATTTGGGGTACTTCGACTCCCTGATGGAGCCATTTTCTAATAGTTTCTCCAACTCTTTGTGGACGGCATCGTTGATGGCAAGATTGAACTTGCGTCTGACCTACCTTACCAGGGGGTAGAATGGTTCGATGTTTAATTTGTGTGCGACGATCTCCTTGGGGATGCccggcatatctgcatggctgaaggTAAACAAATCTACATTAGTTATTAAGAATTGAAAAAATCTACTTGGTTCTCGGAGTTTGCAGATGATGTAGGCCTTTTTGCTGCAGTCGTTGGGGTCTAattgaacggggtcgaggtccTCTACAGTCGATTCTGCGGCTTCGACCATTTCGGGATCCATGATGACATCAGTGATCTCTTCTTGTGCTGACCTCGGCCCTATTGATTGCTATGCCATTTTTTCCTTATCTTTTTTCTGTTGAGTCGTCGTGTTATCTAGGGCGATGTGGTAGCACTAACGTATATTGAATATCCCCTAAGGTGTTGGAATTTGATTACTTGGTATAAGCTGGAGGGGACGGCTCTTATGGGATATATCCATGGTCGTCATACTATGGCATTGTACGCAGTAGCCTAGTCGATGATATAGAAGGTCGTCTCCAGCGTTATGTCGCCAGCCAACACAGGGAAAGTAATTTCTCCTGACGCCCTttcaactgcattattaaaactaGTTAGGGTAATGCAGCGAGGCACTATCTTGTCCTCGGGTCTCATATGGGCGAGGACTCAAGGATGGATAATGCACGCTTCACTTCCATCGTCTACCATGATACGTTTGACGTCAATATCTAAAATGCACAAAGTAATGGCGAGAGCATCATTATGAGGGAAATTCAAACTGTCGGTATCTGACtcgtcgaagatgatactttcttcaagTCCGTCATACCTTTTGTGCGTGATAGATTGTTTGAGTTTGTGAGTGGTGGTGTATTTAATGCAGTTGATGGAGGCGTCACTGCTGgaaccgatgatcatgttgatagtACGAGCTGGTGACGGAGGCTTCAGCGGGTCTTGGTGTTCACGTCCTCTACCGAAGTTATTTCTCCCCTTGTCGCTCGGCAGCTCTTTGAGATGTCCTTGCCGCAACATGTTTGCAACTTCTTGCCTAAGGGCGatgcaatcttctattttgtgTCCGCGCTCCTGGTGGAACTCGTAGAGTGCATTGAACTTTATGGTGCTTGGATCGAACCTCATCTTTGGCGGCCACTTCACCTTCATTCCGAGTTTCTCCAGGGCATAGACTATTTCTGCAGGTGATACACAAAAGTTGTGAGCACATAATAAGGGAGGCATACCTCTCTCGTTCTGGTGACTTCCTGTTCTCGGCCTGGAAGGGCCTTCCTCATAGCATAGGGAGGGTGGCGTGGGGGACCTGACGTATGGCTTGTGTCATTCCCTATTGGGTTGTGAGATCGGGTGATCCCTCATGATGTTGTCTCTTCGTTCTTTCCTAGACTCGGCTTGTACCAAGATGTGTCGATGAGTTGGTCCATTGAGATCATCCTCATCGGCTCAAACTTCGCCACAGTAAGCATTGTGGATCTCGTCCCGAGTGATTGGAGAATTTTAATCAATTGGCTCAGTAGTTTCCTAGTCTCTCTCGAACCATCTCTGCTCAACCCGTTTTGAAAAGCCGCAACTGCCATCCCCTCTGACACGTTTGGTAGGGTCATCCTTACTCTATTGAAACGGGTAAGGAAGTCCCTCAATCCCTTTCCCAAGGATTTTTTTATGACGAATATGTCGTTTACTCTTGCTTTGACTTTCCTAGCTCCAGCGTGCAC includes the following:
- the LOC142162403 gene encoding uncharacterized protein LOC142162403, encoding MRFDPSTIKFNALYEFHQERGHKIEDCIALRQEVANMLRQGHLKELPSDKGRNNFGRGREHQDPLKPPSPARTINMIIGSSSDASINCIKYTTTHKLKQSITHKRYDGLEESIIFDESDTDSLNFPHNDALAITLCILDIDVKRIMVDDGSEACIIHP